From the Maioricimonas rarisocia genome, one window contains:
- a CDS encoding beta-ketoacyl-[acyl-carrier-protein] synthase family protein yields MVEALQDPNRIVITGVGLTAPNGNSLQEFRTALLEGRSGVVPFETRYMPPVLAGVCDFDEFRYQKRKERRRGTRAGSISIYCANEAVADSGLDWENVRRDRVGVYLGTTEHGNVETESEIYEIKQFDYDTSCWSHHHNPRTVANNPAGEVTLNMKITGPHLTVGAACAAGNAGFIQAVQMLRLREVDIAVAGGISESIHTFGIFAGFRSQGALAHHEDPAKASRPFDVDRNGIVVAEGGGICTLERLPDALARGAKIYAEVVGYAMNSDARDFVLPDSNRQAECIRLALDRAGLSAEDIDLVSSHATATEQGDIEECRALREVFGDRPSLAINNTKSFIGHAMGAAGAVELLGNVPAFEDQTAHATINLDQQDSRCELRQIVANSPRRMERVEHILNNSFGMLGINSVLIVRKFPAEHGGRYE; encoded by the coding sequence ATGGTCGAAGCGCTTCAGGATCCCAACCGGATCGTCATCACCGGTGTGGGGCTCACTGCCCCGAACGGCAACTCTCTGCAGGAGTTCCGTACCGCCCTGCTGGAAGGTCGGTCCGGCGTCGTTCCGTTCGAAACGCGGTACATGCCTCCCGTGCTGGCGGGTGTCTGCGATTTCGACGAGTTCCGGTATCAGAAACGGAAAGAGCGGCGGCGCGGCACCCGCGCTGGCTCGATCTCCATCTATTGCGCCAACGAGGCGGTCGCCGACTCCGGCCTGGACTGGGAAAACGTCCGCAGGGACCGCGTCGGTGTCTACCTCGGGACAACCGAGCACGGAAACGTCGAGACCGAAAGCGAGATCTACGAGATCAAGCAGTTCGACTACGACACCTCCTGCTGGTCGCATCACCACAATCCGCGAACTGTCGCCAACAACCCGGCCGGCGAAGTCACGCTGAACATGAAGATTACCGGCCCGCACCTGACGGTCGGCGCCGCCTGTGCCGCGGGAAATGCCGGCTTCATCCAGGCGGTCCAGATGCTTCGCCTCCGCGAGGTGGACATTGCCGTCGCGGGCGGGATTTCCGAGAGCATTCACACCTTCGGCATCTTTGCCGGTTTCCGCAGCCAGGGAGCCCTGGCTCACCACGAGGATCCGGCGAAGGCGTCGCGACCATTCGACGTGGACCGGAACGGCATCGTCGTGGCCGAGGGAGGCGGCATCTGCACGCTCGAGCGGCTGCCGGATGCTCTCGCCCGTGGTGCTAAGATCTACGCCGAAGTCGTCGGCTACGCGATGAACTCCGACGCCCGCGATTTCGTGCTGCCCGATTCGAACCGGCAGGCCGAATGCATCCGCCTTGCTCTCGACCGAGCTGGCCTGAGTGCTGAGGATATCGACCTGGTCAGCAGTCACGCGACGGCGACCGAGCAGGGAGATATCGAAGAGTGCCGGGCCCTGCGGGAAGTGTTCGGTGATCGCCCCTCACTGGCGATCAACAACACAAAGAGTTTCATCGGTCACGCGATGGGGGCGGCCGGAGCGGTCGAACTGCTCGGTAACGTGCCTGCCTTTGAGGACCAAACGGCCCACGCTACAATCAATCTCGATCAGCAGGATTCCCGCTGCGAATTGCGGCAGATCGTCGCAAATTCCCCACGTCGGATGGAACGGGTGGAGCACATCCTCAATAATTCCTTCGGCATGCTCGGGATCAATTCGGTGCTGATCGTCCGAAAGTTCCCTGCCGAGCACGGTGGACGCTACGAATGA